In a genomic window of uncultured Flavobacterium sp.:
- the tsf gene encoding translation elongation factor Ts, with amino-acid sequence MATITAADVNKLRQSTGAGMMDCKKALVEADGDFDKAIQVLREKGQKVAANRSDRESSEGAAVSFINADNTKGAIITLNCETDFVGKNEAFVTLAKELVERAINFSNKEEFLASDFNGITVAEKLIEQTGVIGEKIEIGGFEILEGAFVGSYVHVNKIAALTAISAAIPNADVLTKDVSMQVASMGADTLSYKDFDPAFVESELAARIAVIEKDNEEAKRLGKTLKNVPKYISFSQLTEEVLKQAEEDAKAELKAEGKPEQIWDKIIPGKVQRFISDNTTLDQEKALLDQNFIKDDSKKVGDYVKGYNVEITGFKRVTLG; translated from the coding sequence ATGGCAACAATTACTGCTGCAGACGTAAATAAATTAAGACAATCTACAGGTGCCGGAATGATGGACTGTAAAAAAGCTTTAGTTGAGGCTGACGGAGATTTCGATAAAGCTATTCAAGTCCTAAGAGAAAAAGGACAAAAAGTTGCTGCTAACCGTTCTGACCGTGAGTCTTCTGAAGGAGCGGCTGTTTCTTTTATCAATGCTGACAATACTAAAGGAGCTATCATCACTTTAAACTGCGAAACTGATTTCGTAGGTAAAAATGAAGCTTTCGTAACTTTGGCTAAAGAATTAGTAGAAAGAGCTATTAACTTCTCTAATAAAGAAGAATTCTTAGCTTCAGATTTCAACGGAATTACTGTTGCTGAAAAATTAATCGAGCAAACTGGAGTTATCGGAGAAAAAATCGAAATCGGTGGTTTTGAAATTTTAGAAGGTGCTTTCGTTGGATCTTATGTTCACGTTAACAAAATTGCTGCATTAACTGCAATTTCTGCTGCAATTCCTAACGCTGACGTTTTAACTAAAGATGTTTCTATGCAAGTTGCTTCTATGGGAGCTGATACATTATCTTACAAAGATTTTGATCCTGCTTTCGTTGAATCTGAACTTGCTGCTCGTATTGCTGTAATCGAAAAAGATAATGAAGAAGCAAAACGTTTAGGAAAAACTTTAAAAAATGTTCCTAAATATATTTCTTTCTCTCAATTAACTGAAGAAGTTTTAAAACAAGCTGAAGAAGATGCTAAAGCTGAATTAAAAGCTGAAGGTAAACCAGAGCAAATTTGGGACAAAATTATCCCAGGAAAAGTTCAACGTTTTATCTCTGACAACACTACTTTAGATCAAGAGAAAGCTTTGTTAGATCAAAACTTTATCAAAGACGATAGTAAAAAAGTTGGTGATTACGTAAAAGGATACAACGTTGAAATCACAGGTTTCAAAAGAGTTACTTTAGGTTAA
- the rpsB gene encoding 30S ribosomal protein S2: MANKIEVKDLLEAGVHFGHMTRKWDPNMAPYIYMERNGIHIINLYKTAAKIEEANEALKKIAASGRKILFVATKKQAKDIVADKAKAANMPYITERWPGGMLTNFVTIRKAVKKMSSIDKMKKDGTFMTLSKKERLQVDRLRAKLEKNLGSIADMSRLPAALFVVDIKAEHIAIKEAQKLNIPVFAMVDTNSDPREVDYVIPANDDASKSIDKILSLVTAAVIEGLSDRGSDKEAEVFTEEAPAAEAAAPAVEAAPATEE; encoded by the coding sequence ATGGCAAACAAAATAGAAGTAAAAGACTTACTAGAAGCAGGTGTTCACTTTGGACACATGACTAGAAAATGGGATCCAAACATGGCCCCTTACATTTATATGGAGCGTAATGGTATTCACATTATCAATCTATATAAAACTGCAGCAAAAATCGAAGAAGCTAACGAAGCTTTGAAAAAAATCGCTGCATCAGGTAGAAAAATCTTATTCGTAGCTACCAAAAAACAAGCTAAAGACATCGTTGCTGATAAAGCAAAAGCTGCAAACATGCCTTACATCACTGAAAGATGGCCTGGTGGAATGCTAACTAACTTTGTAACTATCAGAAAGGCAGTTAAAAAAATGTCTTCTATTGATAAAATGAAGAAAGATGGTACTTTCATGACGTTATCTAAAAAAGAGCGTTTGCAAGTTGATCGTCTACGTGCTAAATTAGAGAAAAACTTAGGTTCAATTGCTGATATGTCTAGACTACCTGCAGCATTGTTCGTAGTAGATATCAAAGCTGAACACATCGCAATAAAAGAAGCACAAAAATTAAACATTCCAGTTTTCGCAATGGTTGATACGAATTCTGACCCAAGAGAGGTTGATTACGTTATTCCTGCAAATGATGATGCTTCTAAATCAATTGACAAAATTTTATCTTTAGTAACTGCTGCTGTAATCGAAGGTCTTTCTGACAGAGGTTCTGACAAAGAAGCTGAAGTTTTCACAGAAGAAGCTCCTGCTGCTGAAGCTGCTGCTCCTGCTGTTGAAGCTGCTCCTGCAACTGAAGAATAA
- the rpsI gene encoding 30S ribosomal protein S9, translating into MGVIHKIGRRKTAVARVYVSEGTGKITVNKKEFATYFPTATLQYKVLQPLSMTENVNNFDVKVNVYGGGSTGQAEAVRMALARVMCEVNAENRGILKPEGLLTRDPRMVERKKFGQKKARKRFQFSKR; encoded by the coding sequence ATGGGAGTTATTCACAAAATCGGTAGAAGAAAAACCGCTGTTGCACGTGTATATGTTTCTGAAGGAACAGGTAAAATCACTGTAAACAAAAAAGAATTCGCAACTTACTTTCCAACTGCAACTTTACAATACAAAGTTTTACAACCATTGTCTATGACAGAAAATGTAAACAACTTTGATGTAAAAGTAAACGTTTACGGAGGTGGTTCAACTGGACAGGCAGAAGCTGTAAGAATGGCATTAGCACGCGTTATGTGTGAAGTAAATGCTGAAAACAGAGGAATCCTTAAACCAGAAGGTTTATTAACAAGAGATCCAAGAATGGTTGAACGTAAGAAATTCGGTCAGAAGAAAGCTCGTAAGAGATTCCAATTCTCTAAACGTTAA
- the rplM gene encoding 50S ribosomal protein L13 — protein sequence MDALSYKTISASKATVTKEWIVVDAEGHNLGRLASKVAMILRGKYKPSYTPHVDCGDNVIVINSEKINLTGTKMNDKIYMRHTGYPGGQRTLTAKVLQSKNPALLVEKAVKGMLPKNKLGAELFRNLNVVVGAEHTHGAQKPRTVNLNDLK from the coding sequence ATGGACGCATTAAGCTACAAGACAATTTCAGCTAGCAAAGCCACTGTAACAAAAGAGTGGATTGTTGTTGATGCAGAAGGTCATAACTTAGGTCGTCTTGCTTCAAAGGTTGCGATGATCTTAAGAGGTAAGTACAAGCCAAGTTACACACCACACGTTGACTGTGGAGATAACGTAATTGTTATCAACTCAGAAAAAATTAACCTTACAGGTACAAAAATGAATGACAAAATTTACATGCGTCATACAGGTTACCCAGGAGGACAAAGAACTTTAACTGCTAAAGTATTGCAATCTAAAAACCCTGCATTATTAGTAGAGAAAGCTGTAAAAGGAATGTTACCTAAAAACAAATTAGGAGCTGAACTTTTTAGAAATCTAAATGTTGTTGTAGGTGCTGAGCATACTCACGGAGCTCAAAAACCTAGAACTGTTAACCTAAACGATCTTAAGTAA
- a CDS encoding ferritin-like domain-containing protein, which translates to MNILKFIETFTDDSLMRSTGSRRDSFNQFGNIGKTLAIAAIPFGLSTFANKALAKDITATPATPIGALQFALTLEYLENEFYAMALDSGVIPASENGGRDLKVFQQIAAHESDHVKFLIAGLGGTMSANFVAKPTFDFTVGGAFDPFGDYPTFLALAQAFEDTGVRAYKGQAANLISAPDLLTAALQIHSVEARHASEVRRLRGLKGWISNDERGAGMPSATQAVYNGEGVTLQAGFNTATAFGASAGSEAYDEPLTTQQVVDIANLFIV; encoded by the coding sequence ATGAATATTTTAAAATTTATAGAAACATTTACTGATGATAGCTTAATGAGAAGCACTGGATCAAGAAGAGACAGTTTTAATCAGTTTGGAAATATTGGAAAAACACTGGCAATCGCAGCGATCCCTTTTGGATTATCCACTTTCGCTAATAAAGCATTAGCAAAAGATATTACTGCAACACCGGCAACTCCTATTGGAGCTTTGCAATTTGCATTAACTTTAGAATATCTTGAAAACGAATTTTATGCAATGGCATTAGATTCTGGAGTAATTCCTGCATCAGAAAATGGAGGAAGAGATTTAAAAGTTTTTCAACAAATAGCTGCACACGAATCTGATCACGTTAAATTTTTAATTGCAGGTTTAGGTGGAACTATGAGTGCAAACTTTGTCGCAAAACCAACATTTGATTTTACTGTTGGCGGTGCATTTGATCCTTTTGGAGATTACCCAACCTTTCTGGCATTGGCGCAAGCATTTGAAGATACAGGTGTAAGAGCATATAAAGGTCAGGCTGCAAATTTAATTTCGGCACCGGACTTATTAACTGCTGCATTACAAATTCATTCAGTAGAAGCACGTCATGCATCTGAAGTTCGACGCTTACGCGGATTAAAAGGATGGATTTCTAATGATGAAAGAGGCGCAGGAATGCCATCTGCAACGCAAGCCGTTTATAATGGCGAAGGAGTTACTCTTCAGGCAGGATTTAATACTGCGACAGCATTTGGAGCTTCTGCAGGATCAGAAGCTTATGATGAGCCACTTACAACACAACAAGTTGTAGATATTGCAAATTTATTTATTGTTTAA
- a CDS encoding ferritin-like domain-containing protein, whose amino-acid sequence MKNEVKIHEVDRSLNNRRSFLKLSGLALAGAGLVIAGCSNNDDNDNGPEDTSLPGVRNGIFDLGSGDFGVLTYAYALEQLEADFYTKVVNSSSFNTTFNDIERQVLTDLYHHEVIHRDFFKAALTGALPNPSAQLLPTLAFNYGALNFNSRTDVLATAKALEDTGVAAYNGAGKLIKSADYLLLAGKIVSVEARHASAIRSLINPNSSDFAGDDIINTSTGLDVAKDPSKILPIAGGFITTKFTAKYLP is encoded by the coding sequence ATGAAAAACGAAGTTAAAATTCATGAAGTTGACCGCTCATTGAATAATAGAAGGAGCTTCTTAAAGCTCAGCGGCTTGGCATTAGCAGGCGCAGGTTTGGTAATAGCCGGTTGTAGCAACAATGATGATAATGACAACGGACCGGAAGATACGTCGTTACCAGGAGTTAGAAATGGTATTTTTGATTTAGGCTCCGGAGATTTTGGAGTTTTAACTTATGCTTATGCTCTTGAACAACTAGAAGCCGATTTTTATACTAAAGTTGTAAATTCTTCAAGCTTTAACACCACTTTTAATGATATCGAACGTCAGGTTCTAACTGATTTGTATCACCACGAAGTAATCCACAGAGACTTTTTTAAAGCTGCTTTAACAGGAGCGCTTCCAAATCCAAGCGCACAATTACTTCCAACATTAGCTTTTAATTATGGCGCTCTGAACTTCAATAGCCGTACTGATGTTCTTGCAACAGCAAAAGCATTAGAAGATACTGGAGTTGCTGCTTATAATGGAGCTGGGAAACTAATTAAAAGTGCCGACTATCTTTTATTGGCAGGGAAAATTGTTTCAGTTGAAGCAAGACACGCTTCAGCAATACGAAGCTTAATCAATCCAAATTCAAGTGATTTTGCTGGTGATGATATCATAAATACTTCTACAGGTTTAGACGTTGCGAAAGATCCTTCTAAAATTTTACCAATTGCCGGAGGTTTTATTACTACAAAATTTACTGCCAAATATTTACCTTAA
- a CDS encoding LacI family DNA-binding transcriptional regulator produces MKAKATLKQIAKELGVSVSTVSKALNDSPEISEQTKVKIKEYAKLKNYKPNVIGLNLKNRKTKTIGVIIPNILNSFFAKVFSGIEKVADKKGYNVITCISNESLEKEIHTLEMLSNGTIDGFILSVSEEAQKLQDYSHFSAIINDGTPIVMFDRIADEVECDKVVVDDFDSALNSTQHLIDLGCKNIALISSVDNLSVGKLRADGYLKALADNNIPVNEKIILRTDSEDDMKAKIDVIFDNKIDAIFALDENDSVAALRVSLKKGYKVPEDISIIGFADGILASRRLSPSLTTVSQHGIEIGEVAAKQLIKRLEESEEETSDYETIVIKTKLKERESTRKK; encoded by the coding sequence ATGAAAGCTAAAGCAACTCTAAAGCAAATTGCGAAAGAACTAGGTGTTTCTGTTTCGACGGTATCTAAGGCATTAAACGATAGCCCGGAAATTAGTGAGCAAACGAAGGTGAAGATTAAGGAGTATGCCAAACTCAAAAATTATAAACCTAATGTTATTGGTCTTAATTTAAAGAATCGTAAGACGAAAACAATTGGTGTAATTATACCTAATATATTAAACTCCTTTTTTGCTAAGGTTTTTAGTGGTATCGAAAAAGTAGCCGATAAAAAAGGATATAATGTAATTACTTGTATTTCGAATGAATCTTTAGAAAAAGAAATTCATACACTTGAAATGTTGAGCAACGGAACAATTGACGGATTTATTCTTTCGGTTTCTGAAGAAGCTCAAAAATTACAAGATTACAGCCATTTTTCTGCAATTATTAATGATGGAACGCCAATCGTAATGTTTGATCGTATTGCTGATGAAGTAGAATGCGATAAAGTTGTAGTAGATGATTTTGATTCTGCTTTAAATTCAACACAGCATTTAATTGATTTAGGATGTAAAAATATTGCTTTGATTTCTTCTGTAGATAATTTAAGTGTTGGAAAATTAAGAGCTGATGGATATTTGAAAGCTTTAGCTGATAATAATATTCCGGTAAACGAAAAAATTATTCTTCGTACCGATTCAGAAGATGATATGAAAGCTAAAATTGATGTAATTTTCGACAATAAAATTGATGCGATTTTTGCTTTAGACGAAAATGATTCGGTTGCTGCTTTACGCGTAAGTTTGAAAAAAGGATATAAAGTTCCTGAAGATATTTCGATAATTGGTTTTGCTGACGGAATTTTAGCTTCAAGACGTTTATCGCCAAGTTTGACAACTGTAAGTCAACACGGAATCGAAATTGGAGAAGTTGCTGCTAAACAATTAATCAAACGTTTAGAAGAATCTGAAGAAGAAACTTCTGATTACGAAACTATTGTTATCAAAACAAAATTGAAAGAACGAGAATCGACAAGAAAAAAATAA
- the polA gene encoding DNA polymerase I: protein MSTQKRLFLLDAYALIFRGYYAFIKNPRINSKGMDTSAIMGFMNSLLDVIKREKPDHLAVAFDKGGSQLRNELFPEYKANRDVTPEAIKIAVPYICELLKAMHIPIIEVAGFEADDLIGTIAKQAEKENYKVFMVTPDKDFAQLVSENIFMYKPARMGNGIEIWGVPEVLAKFEIDRPEQVIDFLGMMGDAADNIPGLPGVGEVTAKKLLKEYGTMENLLANTDKLKGKMKENIEANKEKGLLSKKLATILLDCPVTFDENDYELTRPDIEKTDAIFQELEFRRMAEQFDNLFKVGGGNELAASAPASDPKLYKKPQPKNEDQFDLFGGGSAEEDPETARTSFYNTLENTPHSYQAIQGDLGIKLLLQNLQNQTSVCFDTETTGLDALHAELVGMSFSYEKGKAFYVPFPENQEEAQVLVDKFKPFFENDNIEKIGQNLKYDLKILSNYGVTVKGKLFDTMIAHYLINPDMRHNMDILAETYLKYSPKSIETLIGKKGKNQITMRDVVLEDIKEYAAEDADVTLQLKEIFTTELDKTETKKLFDDIEIPLVSVLAAMETEGIRLDVDFLKAMSKEMDVEIKSLEQKIYETAGEKFNLASPKQLGDILFDKMKIGGAKQKKTKTGQYATGEEVLTYLANDNPIVKEILDWRQMVKLQSTYILALPEQVDKKTLRVHTDYMQTVAATGRLSSNNPNLQNIPIRTERGRQIRKAFVARDENHTLISADYSQIELRIIAALSGEENMIAAFQNGEDIHKATAAKVFDVPLDEVSREQRSNAKTVNFGIIYGVSAFGLSNQTSLSRSESAALIEAYYKTYPRLRSYINEQIEFAREKGYVQTILGRRRYLKDINSANAVVRSAAERNAVNAPIQGSAADVIKIAMINIHKKLKEENWKSKMLLQVHDELVFDVHNDELEKIQPMIKHEMENAFTMAVPLEVELGLGKDWLAAH, encoded by the coding sequence ATGTCAACTCAAAAACGTCTTTTTCTTCTCGATGCTTACGCTTTAATTTTTCGTGGTTATTATGCCTTCATAAAAAATCCGCGAATTAACTCTAAAGGAATGGATACATCAGCGATCATGGGTTTCATGAATTCACTTTTGGATGTTATTAAACGTGAAAAACCAGATCATTTGGCAGTAGCTTTTGATAAAGGCGGAAGTCAATTGCGTAACGAATTATTCCCTGAATACAAGGCAAATCGTGACGTTACACCAGAAGCTATCAAAATTGCTGTTCCTTATATATGTGAATTATTAAAAGCAATGCACATTCCGATTATTGAAGTTGCCGGTTTTGAGGCCGACGATTTGATTGGAACAATTGCAAAGCAAGCCGAAAAAGAAAATTACAAAGTTTTCATGGTAACTCCCGATAAGGATTTTGCACAGTTAGTTTCTGAGAATATCTTTATGTACAAACCGGCTCGTATGGGTAACGGAATCGAAATTTGGGGTGTTCCTGAAGTTTTGGCAAAATTCGAAATCGATCGTCCGGAGCAAGTAATTGATTTTCTTGGAATGATGGGTGACGCTGCCGATAATATTCCGGGACTTCCGGGAGTTGGTGAAGTAACCGCCAAAAAACTTCTGAAAGAATACGGAACCATGGAAAACCTTTTAGCAAATACTGATAAGCTAAAAGGAAAAATGAAAGAGAATATCGAAGCCAATAAAGAGAAAGGATTATTGTCTAAAAAACTAGCAACTATCTTATTGGATTGTCCGGTAACTTTTGATGAAAACGACTACGAATTAACACGTCCTGATATCGAAAAAACAGATGCTATTTTCCAAGAATTAGAATTCAGAAGAATGGCAGAACAATTTGATAATCTATTTAAAGTTGGCGGAGGAAATGAATTAGCAGCTTCGGCTCCTGCTTCAGATCCTAAATTATATAAAAAACCACAACCTAAAAATGAAGATCAATTTGACCTTTTTGGAGGTGGTTCTGCAGAAGAAGATCCAGAAACTGCAAGAACTTCATTTTATAATACTTTAGAAAATACACCACATTCTTACCAAGCTATTCAAGGCGATTTAGGAATAAAATTGCTTTTACAGAATCTACAAAACCAAACTTCTGTTTGTTTTGATACTGAAACAACTGGTTTAGATGCTTTACATGCTGAATTAGTAGGAATGTCTTTCTCTTATGAAAAAGGAAAAGCATTTTACGTTCCGTTTCCGGAAAATCAAGAAGAAGCTCAGGTTTTAGTAGACAAATTCAAACCATTTTTTGAAAATGATAATATCGAAAAAATTGGTCAGAATTTAAAATACGATTTAAAAATCCTTTCTAATTATGGTGTTACTGTAAAAGGAAAACTTTTTGACACGATGATTGCGCATTATTTGATTAATCCGGATATGCGTCATAATATGGATATTTTAGCCGAAACCTATTTAAAATATTCTCCAAAATCAATTGAAACATTAATTGGTAAAAAAGGAAAAAATCAAATCACGATGCGCGATGTAGTTCTTGAAGATATCAAAGAATACGCCGCTGAAGATGCCGATGTAACTTTACAATTAAAAGAAATTTTCACAACCGAATTAGACAAAACAGAAACCAAAAAGTTATTTGACGACATCGAAATCCCGTTAGTAAGTGTTTTGGCAGCAATGGAAACCGAAGGAATTCGTCTTGACGTTGATTTTCTAAAAGCGATGTCTAAAGAAATGGATGTTGAAATTAAATCTTTGGAACAAAAAATATACGAAACTGCCGGCGAGAAATTCAACCTTGCTTCTCCAAAACAATTAGGTGATATTCTTTTTGATAAAATGAAAATTGGCGGCGCAAAACAAAAGAAAACCAAAACCGGTCAATATGCGACTGGCGAAGAAGTTTTGACATACTTAGCCAATGATAATCCAATTGTAAAAGAAATTCTGGATTGGCGTCAAATGGTAAAATTACAAAGTACTTATATCTTGGCTTTGCCGGAACAAGTTGACAAGAAAACTTTACGCGTTCATACAGATTACATGCAAACTGTTGCTGCAACTGGACGTTTGAGTTCTAATAATCCTAACTTGCAAAACATTCCAATTCGTACAGAAAGAGGTCGTCAGATTCGTAAAGCTTTTGTTGCACGCGATGAAAACCATACTTTAATCTCTGCCGATTACTCGCAAATAGAATTAAGAATTATTGCCGCTTTAAGCGGAGAAGAAAATATGATTGCCGCTTTCCAGAACGGAGAAGACATTCACAAAGCTACAGCTGCAAAAGTATTTGATGTTCCTTTAGACGAAGTTTCCCGCGAACAAAGAAGCAATGCCAAAACGGTAAACTTTGGTATTATATATGGTGTTTCTGCTTTTGGTTTAAGCAATCAAACTTCATTGTCTCGCAGCGAAAGCGCTGCTTTGATCGAAGCTTATTACAAAACATATCCAAGACTTAGATCTTATATTAATGAGCAAATTGAGTTTGCACGCGAAAAAGGATATGTACAAACAATTCTGGGACGTCGTCGTTATTTAAAAGATATCAACTCGGCAAATGCTGTAGTTAGAAGTGCTGCTGAACGAAATGCAGTTAACGCGCCAATTCAGGGAAGTGCTGCCGATGTGATTAAAATCGCGATGATCAACATTCATAAAAAATTAAAAGAAGAAAACTGGAAATCTAAAATGTTACTTCAGGTTCATGATGAGCTTGTGTTTGATGTGCATAATGATGAACTGGAAAAAATTCAACCAATGATTAAACACGAAATGGAAAATGCTTTTACAATGGCCGTTCCTTTAGAAGTTGAACTTGGCTTAGGTAAAGACTGGTTAGCGGCGCATTAA
- a CDS encoding response regulator transcription factor — MNILIVEDNKELAVEVYDFLCNVGYVCKIAHNCSDALDEVSSNDYDAMLLDLGLPDGDGFEVLKTVRKTKSKMAVIVLTARGELDDRINGLHLGADDYLTKPFALTELSARLFAVIRRIHGFTLNNLSIHGFLLQLQDYKVSYDEIPINLTKKEFDIFQYLVLNKNRVITRLQLTEHIWGDILEVNSDSNFIDVHVRNLRKKLDKHTAIDWFETVRNVGYRINE; from the coding sequence ATGAATATTTTGATTGTTGAAGATAATAAAGAACTCGCTGTCGAGGTTTACGATTTTTTGTGCAACGTAGGTTATGTGTGCAAGATAGCGCATAATTGCAGTGATGCTCTTGACGAAGTTAGTAGTAACGATTATGATGCAATGTTGTTGGATCTTGGTTTGCCTGATGGAGATGGTTTTGAGGTTTTGAAAACGGTTCGTAAAACCAAATCAAAAATGGCAGTAATTGTTCTGACAGCTCGAGGAGAATTAGACGACAGAATAAATGGTTTGCATTTGGGAGCAGATGATTATTTGACAAAACCATTTGCATTGACAGAACTTAGTGCACGATTATTTGCTGTAATTCGCAGGATTCATGGATTTACTTTGAATAATTTAAGCATTCATGGATTTTTACTGCAACTTCAGGATTATAAAGTGAGTTATGATGAAATTCCAATAAATCTTACCAAAAAAGAGTTTGATATTTTTCAATATTTGGTTTTGAATAAAAACAGAGTAATTACGAGATTACAATTAACAGAACATATTTGGGGAGATATTCTGGAGGTAAATTCAGATTCTAATTTTATAGATGTTCACGTTCGGAATCTGAGAAAAAAATTGGATAAACATACCGCAATTGATTGGTTTGAGACCGTGAGAAATGTTGGATATCGTATTAATGAATAA
- a CDS encoding HAMP domain-containing sensor histidine kinase, producing the protein MKIKHQLAIFNALTRLLVILILWLMLPILVENVVYRHINNGLLEKKHKFIEHLDKNEIDDFIENPDDSTETYSQFSTLHSEFLVLSRSPIKPNQKKAVFSNDFRIIEGEENEYRILQYHFTYENQGYQLEIGSSLSEVNDLTFIIRFFIIIVFVVILLITFLADTFYIEFLLKPFYKIIDTKIRRVNEPESFDHTPIKATSRDFRELDFVLNQMMDRITELFKKEKQFISNVSHELLTPIALLKNKFENLLQNSSLDDNAVDKIAGSLRTLDMLKKIINNLLLISRIENNQYEANEEINFHEIISDLQEDLLDRIEDREIQFLNQMQHDYIFTGNKTLIHILIYNLVTNAIKYNKPKGSIVVEDGFLEHRYFISITDSGIGMTSSQLENIFNRFARISSDQDGQGLGLAIAESIASFHHIEIKVTSQINEETTFMLLLPEALKHN; encoded by the coding sequence GTGAAAATAAAACATCAATTAGCCATTTTTAATGCTCTGACGCGATTGTTGGTTATTTTAATTTTATGGTTAATGTTGCCTATTTTGGTAGAAAATGTGGTTTATAGACACATCAATAATGGATTGCTGGAAAAGAAACATAAGTTTATCGAACATTTGGACAAAAATGAAATTGATGATTTTATCGAAAATCCAGACGATTCAACTGAGACTTATTCTCAGTTTTCTACGCTTCACAGTGAGTTTTTAGTGCTTTCGAGATCTCCGATAAAACCAAATCAAAAGAAAGCGGTTTTTAGTAATGATTTCAGAATTATTGAAGGCGAAGAAAATGAATACAGGATTCTACAGTATCATTTTACGTATGAAAATCAAGGATATCAACTCGAAATAGGAAGTAGTCTTAGTGAAGTAAATGATCTTACTTTTATTATTCGGTTTTTTATTATCATTGTTTTTGTTGTCATTCTGTTGATTACTTTTTTGGCAGATACTTTTTATATTGAATTTTTATTGAAGCCTTTTTATAAAATTATCGATACAAAAATAAGGCGTGTAAATGAACCGGAATCTTTTGATCATACACCAATAAAAGCGACTTCAAGAGATTTTAGAGAACTGGATTTTGTTTTAAATCAAATGATGGATCGTATTACGGAGCTTTTTAAAAAAGAAAAACAATTTATTTCGAATGTTTCTCATGAGCTTCTTACGCCAATTGCGCTACTTAAAAATAAGTTTGAGAATTTACTCCAAAATAGTTCTCTAGATGATAATGCTGTGGATAAAATTGCAGGTTCTCTAAGAACATTGGATATGCTGAAAAAAATCATCAATAACTTATTGCTGATTTCCCGAATTGAAAATAATCAGTATGAAGCAAACGAAGAAATTAATTTTCATGAAATAATTTCAGATCTGCAGGAAGATTTATTAGATCGAATTGAGGATCGTGAAATACAGTTTCTAAACCAGATGCAGCATGATTATATCTTTACAGGAAATAAAACCTTAATTCATATTCTGATTTATAATTTGGTGACCAATGCTATAAAATATAATAAACCAAAAGGAAGTATTGTAGTTGAAGATGGTTTCCTGGAACATCGATATTTTATTTCCATAACCGATTCAGGAATTGGAATGACTTCTTCTCAGCTGGAAAACATATTCAACAGATTTGCCAGAATTAGTTCAGATCAGGATGGTCAGGGTTTAGGGCTTGCTATTGCTGAGAGTATTGCGTCTTTTCATCATATTGAAATCAAAGTTACTTCGCAAATAAATGAAGAAACTACCTTTATGTTGTTGCTTCCGGAAGCGTTAAAACACAATTAA